A section of the Petrimonas sulfuriphila genome encodes:
- a CDS encoding DUF4270 domain-containing protein — MKLQTLYKLLFIAIVTVLASCVDTLDKIGFTIQPENDRVSVGTDTLYVSSRTIQVDSVFSRTKYPILGEYIDPVFGSIRSEYVGEFYYPENQSFKDGAIIDSVRLTVSYSSIIGDSLAPMRLAVYKVIEELPKNKDYTNFDPRTKSDMSNPLGTKTFTGKNNTYRTETYYTGNTTQTVKIYEIYTELPKSIGQSFLDEFKKPDHGELKNTDTFRKFFPGLYITTNFGNSTILNVNLTSLNIFYKYLDPKGSSEKTDTIRTSEFRLNITPEVTQINHIQNNNDQLLTPNDKGTFIKSPAGVNTEVIFPISEIYSKLTNRSLNQARLMVYALPEANQDEKVKLSPPDHLLLVNKDSLKGFFENRRLHDNVTSFYASFDKETYSYNFGNIAAMINYYKRQKKEAFDLTYYLVPVDITFTTTGSSYYSSGTSTPTAIYNQMKPSAVMLENKPEKLKLDIIYSSF, encoded by the coding sequence ATGAAACTTCAAACCTTATACAAACTATTATTCATTGCCATTGTTACCGTTCTCGCTTCCTGCGTTGACACCCTGGATAAAATAGGATTTACCATTCAACCGGAAAACGACAGGGTTTCAGTGGGTACGGACACGTTGTATGTTTCATCCCGGACCATACAAGTGGATTCTGTTTTTTCCAGAACCAAATACCCCATTCTGGGAGAATATATTGATCCGGTTTTCGGTTCTATCCGGTCTGAATACGTAGGTGAATTTTATTATCCCGAAAATCAGTCGTTTAAAGATGGCGCTATCATTGATTCCGTACGGCTGACAGTTTCCTACTCCTCCATAATCGGTGATTCCCTGGCACCCATGAGACTGGCCGTATACAAGGTCATTGAGGAACTGCCTAAAAATAAGGATTACACCAACTTCGATCCCAGGACGAAATCGGACATGAGCAACCCGCTCGGTACAAAAACGTTTACCGGCAAAAACAACACCTACCGTACAGAAACATATTATACAGGTAACACCACCCAAACCGTCAAGATTTACGAGATTTATACGGAGTTGCCCAAATCTATAGGACAATCGTTTCTGGATGAATTTAAAAAACCGGATCACGGTGAACTGAAAAATACGGATACTTTCAGGAAATTTTTCCCGGGTTTATACATCACGACAAACTTTGGTAACAGCACGATCCTGAACGTAAACCTGACATCCTTGAACATCTTCTACAAGTACCTCGATCCAAAAGGATCCTCGGAAAAAACAGATACGATACGCACCTCCGAGTTCCGGTTGAACATTACTCCCGAAGTGACGCAAATCAATCACATACAAAACAACAATGACCAATTGCTGACACCGAACGACAAGGGCACTTTTATAAAGAGCCCGGCAGGAGTAAACACTGAAGTTATTTTCCCCATATCCGAGATATACTCAAAACTTACCAACCGATCGCTAAATCAGGCGCGACTCATGGTTTACGCCTTGCCCGAAGCGAACCAGGATGAGAAAGTAAAACTATCTCCTCCTGACCACTTGCTTCTGGTCAATAAGGATTCGCTGAAAGGGTTCTTTGAAAACAGAAGACTGCACGACAACGTAACCAGTTTTTACGCTTCTTTTGACAAAGAGACTTATTCCTACAATTTCGGGAATATTGCGGCAATGATTAACTACTACAAAAGACAGAAGAAGGAAGCGTTCGACCTCACCTATTACTTGGTTCCGGTAGACATTACTTTCACCACGACAGGCAGCTCCTATTATTCATCGGGGACAAGTACCCCTACAGCTATTTACAACCAGATGAAACCGTCGGCGGTAATGCTTGAGAATAAACCGGAAAAACTGAAACTGGACATTATCTACAGCTCTTTTTAG
- the ruvB gene encoding Holliday junction branch migration DNA helicase RuvB, with product MQEPFDIHVNKSFQENDREYENALRPLTFNGFNGQDKIVENLRVFVSAARMRRESLDHVLLHGPPGLGKTTLSNIIANELGVGFKVTSGPVLDKPGDLAGILTSLETNDVLFIDEIHRLSPVVEEYLYSAMEDYRIDIMIDKGPSARSIQIDLNPFTLIGATTRSGLLTSPLRARFGINMHLEYYDADTLTGIILRSANILNIACARNAAEEIASRSRGTPRIANALLRRVRDFAQVKGSGKIDKAISSYALEALNIDRYGLDEIDNKILLTIIDKFKGGPVGITTIATAVGDDAGTIEEVYEPFLIKEGFLKRTPRGREATELAYRHLGRKRDLEQGLLF from the coding sequence ATGCAAGAGCCATTCGACATACACGTAAATAAAAGCTTTCAGGAAAACGACCGGGAATACGAAAACGCGTTGCGTCCGCTGACATTTAACGGATTTAACGGGCAGGATAAAATTGTTGAGAATCTCAGGGTCTTTGTCAGTGCTGCGCGCATGCGCCGCGAATCGCTTGATCATGTGTTGCTGCACGGTCCTCCGGGATTGGGAAAAACCACCCTGTCGAATATTATCGCCAACGAGCTGGGTGTAGGGTTCAAGGTCACGTCGGGCCCGGTTTTGGATAAGCCCGGTGATCTGGCAGGGATTCTTACCTCGCTGGAAACGAATGATGTGCTGTTTATTGATGAGATTCACCGCCTGTCGCCTGTGGTGGAGGAATATCTTTACAGTGCGATGGAGGACTATAGGATTGACATAATGATTGATAAAGGACCGAGTGCCCGTTCCATCCAGATCGATTTGAATCCGTTCACGCTGATCGGTGCAACCACGAGAAGCGGGTTGCTGACCAGCCCGCTACGGGCCCGCTTTGGCATTAATATGCACTTGGAATATTACGATGCGGATACCCTTACGGGTATTATTCTCCGCTCAGCCAACATCTTGAATATCGCTTGTGCCCGAAATGCGGCTGAAGAGATCGCTTCGAGAAGCCGCGGTACTCCGAGGATTGCCAACGCGCTTCTTCGCCGTGTCCGCGATTTCGCCCAGGTGAAGGGATCGGGTAAAATAGACAAGGCCATTTCGTCCTATGCTCTGGAAGCGCTGAATATAGACCGCTACGGGCTCGATGAGATTGACAATAAAATACTTCTCACCATTATTGATAAATTCAAAGGAGGTCCCGTTGGGATTACGACCATTGCTACGGCCGTAGGGGATGATGCCGGGACCATCGAAGAGGTTTACGAACCGTTTCTCATCAAAGAAGGATTCCTTAAGCGTACGCCGAGGGGACGTGAAGCTACAGAACTCGCTTACCGGCATTTGGGACGAAAAAGGGACCTGGAGCAGGGTTTGTTGTTTTGA
- the queG gene encoding tRNA epoxyqueuosine(34) reductase QueG, with the protein MTFSEEIKQHALSLGFDACGICRAEESEQEAHYRSWLSEECHAGMDYLERNIDKRMDPRLMVEGARSIISVALNYFPHRFQHEDAPQFAYYAYGEDYHDIVKEKLSRLFDFIKLRFPGVSGRYFSDSAPVLERFWAARSGLGFVGKNTLLIIPGKGSYFFLGELIVDLELDYDSPISQNCGKCRRCLDACPTGAIEKPHWVNARKCISYQTIENKGEISPEIVPRLSNNVYGCDICQVVCPWNRYARPHSTPEFNPSDEFLSLDYKRLQEMDEDTYRRIFRRSAVKRAKFAGLKRNLDAWKSSQQTEGGIS; encoded by the coding sequence ATGACTTTTTCCGAAGAAATAAAACAGCATGCCCTCTCGCTGGGTTTTGATGCCTGCGGTATTTGCCGCGCCGAAGAGAGTGAGCAGGAAGCCCATTACAGGAGCTGGCTCTCAGAAGAATGTCATGCCGGAATGGATTACCTGGAGCGGAATATTGATAAGCGAATGGATCCCCGGCTGATGGTTGAAGGAGCCAGATCAATTATCTCGGTTGCGTTGAATTACTTCCCCCATCGTTTTCAGCATGAAGATGCTCCCCAGTTTGCGTATTACGCTTACGGTGAGGATTATCACGATATAGTCAAAGAGAAGCTCAGCCGGCTTTTCGATTTCATAAAGCTTCGTTTTCCCGGGGTGTCGGGGCGTTATTTCTCAGACTCTGCTCCTGTATTGGAACGTTTCTGGGCGGCACGTTCCGGATTGGGATTTGTGGGCAAAAACACCTTGCTGATCATCCCCGGAAAAGGGTCTTATTTTTTTCTGGGAGAGCTTATTGTTGATCTTGAACTGGATTACGATTCACCCATATCACAAAATTGCGGGAAGTGCCGTCGTTGCCTGGACGCCTGTCCTACCGGAGCCATTGAAAAACCGCACTGGGTGAACGCCCGGAAGTGCATATCGTATCAAACCATTGAAAACAAAGGGGAAATTTCGCCCGAAATTGTTCCGCGTTTAAGTAACAATGTATACGGTTGTGATATCTGTCAGGTTGTCTGTCCCTGGAACCGGTATGCCCGGCCGCACAGTACGCCGGAATTTAATCCCTCGGATGAATTCCTTTCGCTCGATTACAAAAGGCTGCAGGAGATGGATGAAGATACCTACCGGCGGATTTTCCGGAGATCGGCGGTAAAAAGAGCGAAATTTGCCGGATTAAAAAGAAACCTCGACGCCTGGAAAAGTTCCCAACAAACGGAGGGTGGAATTTCCTAA
- a CDS encoding lipopolysaccharide biosynthesis protein — translation MADSALKKKTTVSLFWSFLDKFGQQMLNFASMLILMNIVAAEDYGLVGSLAVFVAFSTILIDSGFGRALLNRKDLTQTDYTTVFYFNISLSFVLYLLFFFTAPLLGKMFHAPAITSVVRILFLSLIFNAFGLIHQTILTKKANFKGLTQVNTLSLLFSDVVAVVMAIAGYGVWALVAQTLLYAFFRSLFLWVYSPWRPIARFSRKSLGTFFAFSNKLLSASVISTTVNNIYPSLIAAFYPMSQVAYFNQAKKYQDIPFLTLANTFRTVAMLILSEINEQTERLKRVVSKIIKSIAFLSFPIGLTMIVIAEPTFHLLFKEKWLAAVPYFQILTFAGMLSPFIFIFQELFIAKENSKFFLGIEVAKGVLLILLIVLLFPHGITALAVSWIIYMVISLIISVMLTGKLIRYTLFHLIKDIGPYLLLAIISSAVSFLLTMKIGNNVVFIILNLVITGTSYILLCKLFKLEMLKEIEYWFKKRKKEKK, via the coding sequence ATGGCAGATTCAGCCTTAAAGAAAAAAACTACCGTCTCTCTTTTTTGGAGCTTTCTCGATAAGTTTGGGCAGCAGATGCTCAACTTTGCCAGTATGCTGATACTGATGAATATCGTTGCCGCTGAAGATTACGGCTTGGTTGGCTCCTTGGCAGTCTTTGTGGCATTCTCTACCATCCTGATCGACAGCGGATTCGGGCGAGCACTTCTGAACCGGAAAGACCTGACGCAAACGGATTACACCACCGTTTTTTATTTCAACATTTCACTGAGCTTTGTCCTTTATTTGCTCTTCTTCTTTACCGCCCCTCTGCTGGGAAAGATGTTCCATGCCCCCGCAATCACAAGCGTTGTCCGGATCCTGTTCTTGTCGCTCATTTTTAACGCATTTGGCTTAATCCACCAAACCATTCTCACGAAAAAAGCTAATTTCAAGGGGCTCACCCAGGTAAATACACTCTCACTCCTTTTTTCCGATGTAGTGGCCGTTGTAATGGCCATTGCCGGGTACGGTGTATGGGCACTGGTAGCCCAGACACTTCTCTATGCTTTTTTCCGCTCCCTTTTTTTGTGGGTCTACTCCCCCTGGCGGCCTATCGCCCGTTTCAGCAGAAAGAGCTTGGGCACATTTTTTGCTTTCAGCAACAAATTGCTGTCCGCATCGGTTATTTCAACTACGGTAAACAACATTTACCCGAGTTTGATCGCAGCTTTCTACCCGATGAGTCAGGTGGCTTACTTCAATCAGGCAAAAAAGTACCAGGACATTCCGTTTCTTACACTGGCAAACACCTTTCGTACCGTAGCAATGCTTATTTTATCGGAGATAAACGAACAAACGGAACGGTTAAAGCGAGTGGTCAGTAAGATCATAAAATCCATAGCATTCCTATCATTCCCTATTGGACTTACCATGATTGTGATTGCAGAACCAACGTTTCACCTCCTTTTCAAAGAGAAATGGCTGGCAGCTGTTCCTTATTTTCAAATTCTTACGTTCGCAGGAATGCTTTCTCCTTTTATTTTTATCTTTCAGGAATTGTTTATAGCTAAGGAGAACTCCAAGTTCTTTCTGGGCATTGAAGTGGCAAAAGGGGTTTTGCTGATTTTACTGATCGTTCTTCTTTTTCCGCATGGAATCACCGCTTTAGCCGTTAGCTGGATAATCTACATGGTTATTTCACTGATAATTTCCGTAATGTTGACGGGAAAACTTATCCGATACACCCTTTTTCACCTGATTAAGGATATAGGGCCTTATTTACTCCTGGCAATTATCAGTTCTGCCGTGTCCTTCCTTCTTACAATGAAAATAGGGAACAACGTTGTTTTTATAATCCTCAACCTGGTTATCACGGGCACGTCATACATTCTTCTCTGTAAGCTATTTAAACTGGAGATGCTGAAAGAGATTGAGTATTGGTTCAAAAAAAGAAAAAAAGAAAAAAAATGA
- the rnr gene encoding ribonuclease R, with protein MSKRTSVAETVSKPKKKELEQLVVDFLTENKDKQFNYKQIAAALNIRGEEGRRVLVKALDRLRDYDVLLETSRGRYRLNNRGLILEGRFERRSNGKNFFVPDDDANIIYIPERNSKHAMNGDRVRVQLLAKRKRADTEGAVVEILERAQTRFVGVLEVQKYFAFLVMDSKFLANDIFIPTDELNGAGNGDKVLVEIVEWPEKANNPVGKVIDVLGKPGDNTTEMHAILAQYGLPYRYPGDVEKAAELIPEKIDEKEIALREDFRDVFTITIDPKDAKDFDDALSLRKISPTLWEVGVHIADVTHYVRQGDIIDKEAENRATSIYLVDRTIPMLPERLSNGLCSLRPKEDKLCFSVIFELNEYAEIKKSRIVRTVINSDSRLTYEEAQTVIETGKGDFSSEILVMNSLAQKLREKRFASGAINFERYEVKFNLDEKGKPLGVYFKESKEANHLIEEFMLLANRTVAEFIGKVPKGKHAKAFVYRIHDIPDSEKLDTLNAFILRFGHKIKTEGNKVEVAKSINSLLDKVQGRPEENLVETIAIRTMSKAVYSTKNVGHYGLAFDYYTHFTSPIRRYPDMMVHRLLERYLDGGRSVDQTELEMECKHSSDMEQVAANAERDSIKYKQVEFMADKIGKVYDGVVSGITEWGIYVEINENKCEGMIPIRELDDDFYELDEKNYRLVGRRTKREYRLGQPVSIQVAKANLERKQLDFVLA; from the coding sequence ATGAGTAAAAGAACATCAGTTGCAGAGACTGTATCAAAACCGAAAAAGAAAGAGCTGGAACAGCTCGTTGTCGATTTTCTGACCGAAAATAAAGACAAGCAGTTTAATTATAAGCAGATAGCTGCTGCATTAAATATCCGGGGAGAAGAAGGCCGCCGTGTATTGGTAAAAGCGCTTGACCGGCTTCGCGATTACGATGTGTTGCTGGAGACTTCTCGTGGGAGATACAGGTTAAATAACCGCGGATTGATCCTCGAGGGACGCTTTGAAAGAAGAAGCAACGGTAAAAACTTCTTTGTGCCCGATGACGATGCCAACATTATCTATATTCCCGAACGGAACAGCAAACATGCGATGAACGGAGATCGGGTACGCGTCCAACTGCTGGCAAAAAGGAAACGGGCCGACACCGAAGGGGCGGTCGTTGAGATTCTGGAGCGTGCACAAACCCGGTTTGTAGGAGTACTGGAAGTGCAGAAATATTTTGCTTTCCTGGTAATGGACAGCAAGTTTCTAGCCAACGATATATTTATTCCGACGGACGAGCTTAACGGGGCCGGGAACGGAGATAAAGTACTGGTGGAAATTGTGGAATGGCCCGAAAAAGCCAATAATCCGGTCGGGAAGGTGATTGATGTATTGGGAAAGCCGGGAGACAATACTACCGAGATGCACGCTATCCTGGCACAATACGGATTACCGTACAGGTATCCCGGGGATGTGGAAAAAGCGGCGGAACTGATTCCTGAAAAAATCGACGAGAAGGAGATTGCCCTGCGGGAAGATTTCCGCGATGTGTTTACCATAACCATCGACCCGAAAGACGCCAAAGATTTCGATGACGCTTTGTCGCTACGTAAAATTTCTCCCACACTGTGGGAAGTGGGTGTGCATATTGCCGATGTAACCCATTACGTGAGACAGGGCGACATTATCGATAAAGAAGCGGAAAACAGGGCGACATCCATCTACCTGGTCGACAGGACTATCCCTATGCTGCCCGAAAGGTTGAGCAATGGGTTGTGTTCCCTTCGTCCGAAGGAAGACAAACTTTGTTTTTCGGTTATTTTTGAACTTAATGAGTATGCGGAGATTAAAAAATCACGCATTGTCCGCACCGTCATAAATTCCGACAGCCGGCTCACGTATGAGGAGGCACAAACCGTGATAGAAACCGGGAAAGGTGATTTTTCATCCGAGATCCTGGTCATGAACAGCCTGGCACAGAAATTACGTGAAAAGCGTTTTGCAAGCGGAGCCATCAACTTTGAGCGCTACGAAGTGAAATTCAACCTCGATGAGAAAGGCAAGCCGCTTGGAGTTTATTTTAAAGAATCGAAGGAAGCAAACCACCTCATCGAAGAATTCATGCTTTTGGCCAACAGGACGGTGGCCGAATTTATCGGAAAGGTTCCGAAAGGTAAACATGCTAAGGCATTTGTTTATCGCATTCACGATATACCTGATTCCGAAAAACTGGACACCCTGAATGCCTTTATCCTTCGTTTCGGCCATAAAATAAAAACCGAAGGGAACAAAGTAGAGGTGGCAAAGAGCATCAACTCATTGTTGGATAAGGTCCAGGGCCGTCCCGAAGAAAACCTGGTGGAGACCATTGCCATCCGCACCATGTCCAAAGCGGTTTATTCTACCAAAAACGTGGGGCATTACGGGCTTGCGTTTGACTATTACACACACTTCACATCTCCCATCCGGCGTTATCCCGACATGATGGTCCACCGGTTGCTTGAACGTTACCTGGACGGTGGCCGATCCGTTGATCAGACAGAGCTGGAGATGGAATGCAAGCACTCTTCCGATATGGAACAGGTGGCAGCCAATGCCGAGCGCGACTCCATCAAGTACAAACAGGTGGAATTTATGGCCGACAAAATCGGGAAAGTGTACGACGGTGTTGTTTCCGGGATTACGGAATGGGGTATTTACGTGGAAATTAACGAAAACAAATGCGAGGGTATGATCCCTATCCGTGAACTGGACGATGATTTTTACGAACTGGACGAGAAGAATTACCGCCTGGTCGGCCGCCGCACTAAACGTGAATACCGCCTCGGACAACCGGTTTCCATACAGGTTGCAAAAGCCAACCTGGAAAGGAAACAACTGGATTTTGTACTGGCCTAG
- a CDS encoding NAD(P)-dependent oxidoreductase codes for MEQKKILITGASGFIGSAAIDKALELGYETWAGIRASSNKVYLQDERIKFIDLNYGDKKKLKEQLQNFTDKNGRFDYIVHSAGITKALHKAEFDRVNYEQVRNFVDALVETDAVPDLFVFMSTLGAVGAGDEIKYTPLSCDCTPNPNTAYGKSKLKAENYLKKLPGFPYVILRPTGVYGPRDKDYLILMRAVKNGINVGAGFRKQILTFIYVGDLVRVIFNCIEKNTHRKEYFVADGDVYTDSEFNTIVQQALQKKRVFRVNVPLWLVKPAAFISERISGLLGKATAFNTDKYKIMKQRNWSCDTTPLQRDLDFRPGYRLKEGVEATVKWYRERGWL; via the coding sequence ATGGAACAAAAAAAAATCCTTATCACCGGAGCTAGCGGTTTTATTGGCAGCGCAGCCATTGACAAAGCATTGGAGTTGGGTTACGAAACCTGGGCAGGAATCCGTGCAAGCAGTAACAAAGTTTACTTGCAGGATGAACGGATAAAATTTATTGATTTAAACTACGGTGATAAGAAAAAACTAAAAGAGCAGCTTCAGAATTTCACCGATAAAAACGGACGGTTCGATTACATCGTACACAGCGCCGGAATTACCAAGGCTCTTCACAAAGCGGAATTCGACAGGGTAAATTACGAACAAGTACGGAACTTTGTAGACGCACTTGTCGAAACCGATGCCGTCCCCGATTTATTCGTTTTTATGAGCACACTGGGAGCCGTAGGTGCGGGCGACGAAATAAAATACACCCCTTTGTCGTGCGACTGTACTCCTAATCCAAATACGGCTTACGGCAAAAGTAAGCTGAAAGCCGAAAATTATCTGAAAAAGCTACCCGGTTTCCCGTATGTTATTCTTCGCCCTACGGGAGTATATGGGCCGCGCGACAAAGATTACCTGATCTTGATGCGTGCCGTAAAAAACGGAATAAATGTTGGTGCCGGATTCCGGAAACAGATCCTCACATTTATCTATGTCGGTGACCTGGTAAGGGTCATTTTCAACTGTATTGAAAAGAACACTCACCGGAAGGAATATTTCGTGGCCGATGGGGATGTTTATACCGATTCGGAGTTCAATACCATTGTACAACAAGCGCTGCAGAAAAAGCGCGTTTTCAGGGTTAACGTTCCTCTGTGGTTGGTGAAGCCGGCAGCATTCATCAGCGAAAGAATTTCCGGCCTGCTGGGTAAAGCGACTGCCTTCAATACCGACAAATACAAGATCATGAAGCAACGGAACTGGTCGTGCGACACCACTCCGCTACAACGCGACCTCGACTTCCGGCCCGGCTACCGGTTAAAAGAGGGGGTTGAGGCCACCGTAAAGTGGTATCGGGAAAGAGGATGGTTGTAA
- the dapB gene encoding 4-hydroxy-tetrahydrodipicolinate reductase: MKIALIGYGKMGHEIEKIALQRGHEIVCTIDLNETGKFDSPEFRSAEAAIEFTSPESALQNYRRAFAANVPVVSGTTGWLEHLNEIKAACKNEGQTFFYASNFSLGVNIFYALSNYLAKIMSQFPDYDVRMEETHHIHKLDAPSGTAITLAEGILENLGRKETWSLNKAGNENELEIKVFREGEVPGIHTVIYESEADSIRITHDAKSRKGFALGAVLAAEFTKGKKGFLGMKDMLNLHP, from the coding sequence ATGAAAATAGCATTAATCGGTTACGGCAAGATGGGGCACGAAATTGAAAAAATCGCCCTGCAACGCGGGCACGAAATCGTTTGCACCATCGACCTCAACGAAACCGGTAAATTTGATTCTCCCGAGTTCAGGAGCGCCGAGGCCGCCATTGAGTTCACCTCTCCCGAAAGTGCTCTGCAGAATTACCGTAGAGCTTTTGCAGCAAACGTTCCCGTGGTATCCGGAACTACCGGATGGCTGGAACACCTGAACGAAATAAAAGCGGCTTGTAAAAACGAGGGGCAAACCTTCTTTTATGCTTCCAACTTCAGCTTGGGTGTAAACATCTTTTATGCACTCAGCAATTACCTGGCAAAGATAATGAGCCAATTTCCCGATTACGACGTGCGGATGGAAGAAACACACCACATCCATAAGCTGGATGCACCCAGCGGAACAGCCATCACGTTGGCAGAAGGTATTTTGGAAAACCTGGGACGGAAAGAAACATGGTCACTCAACAAAGCCGGCAATGAGAATGAACTGGAAATTAAGGTTTTTCGTGAAGGGGAAGTTCCCGGCATTCATACCGTCATATACGAATCGGAAGCCGACAGCATACGAATCACCCACGATGCCAAGAGCCGGAAGGGTTTTGCCCTCGGTGCCGTTTTAGCTGCCGAATTCACGAAAGGGAAAAAAGGTTTTCTGGGTATGAAAGACATGCTTAACCTTCATCCCTGA
- a CDS encoding S26 family signal peptidase, with product MNQTADNNNASFHKSPSGNLKARISSAQQHQWMWFGVWALSTVLFAVWAGSPWILLFILLFFDVYITKFVPWSWWKKTENKAVRKTMEWVDAILFALIAVYFINTFFFQNYQIPTSSLEKSLLVGDFLAVSKVSYGPRAPITPLSFPLAQHTMPVIGGKSYIDKPQWKYRRLKGLGEVKRNDIVVFNFPAGDTVALNQQGVDFYTLSRYNTNGSAGIRSDQRTYGEVVFRPVDRRENYVKRCIGLPGETIELRDDSVYIDGELIPSPKLSQLTYMIHTDGTVISEQIFQELGINKDDYMMPNSYGQVSLKMQDLTGIDSLTMAHSGLKQHNGNNGKIYYNIPLTGAMAAKLKEKPFVWEVVKDVEQPGSSYYYPLDYPTHWTRADFGPLWIPEKGATLTFDTDVAFKAAAYERCIKNYEGNDFAFRDGKVYINGEPADSYTFKMDYYFMMGDNRHNSADSRVWGFVPEDHIVGQPMLIWLSLEKDNGWLNGKIRWNRLFRSAKK from the coding sequence ATGAATCAAACCGCCGACAACAACAATGCCTCTTTCCACAAGTCTCCTTCGGGAAATTTGAAGGCGCGCATTTCCTCTGCCCAACAGCATCAATGGATGTGGTTTGGCGTATGGGCACTTTCCACAGTCCTCTTCGCCGTTTGGGCCGGGAGCCCGTGGATCCTGCTCTTCATCCTGCTTTTTTTCGACGTATACATCACGAAGTTTGTACCGTGGTCATGGTGGAAGAAAACCGAAAATAAGGCCGTCCGCAAAACCATGGAATGGGTGGATGCCATCTTGTTTGCGTTGATAGCTGTATATTTTATCAACACTTTTTTCTTCCAGAACTACCAGATCCCCACTTCATCACTGGAAAAATCTTTGCTGGTCGGCGATTTTCTGGCGGTCAGCAAGGTCAGCTACGGGCCCCGCGCACCCATCACTCCCCTGTCGTTTCCGCTGGCACAGCACACCATGCCGGTAATCGGCGGAAAGTCATACATCGATAAGCCGCAGTGGAAATACCGCAGGCTGAAGGGACTCGGAGAAGTAAAGCGCAACGATATTGTCGTTTTTAATTTCCCCGCCGGGGATACGGTTGCTTTAAACCAGCAGGGTGTTGATTTTTATACCCTCTCCAGGTACAACACCAACGGAAGCGCCGGAATACGTTCCGACCAAAGGACCTACGGCGAAGTGGTTTTTCGCCCGGTGGACCGGCGCGAGAATTACGTAAAGCGCTGTATCGGACTTCCCGGGGAAACCATCGAATTGCGCGACGACAGTGTTTACATCGATGGGGAACTCATCCCGAGCCCTAAATTATCGCAGTTGACCTACATGATCCATACGGACGGAACAGTTATATCGGAACAAATTTTCCAGGAACTGGGCATCAACAAGGACGACTACATGATGCCGAACAGCTACGGGCAGGTCTCCCTGAAGATGCAGGATTTAACGGGTATAGACAGCCTGACCATGGCCCATTCCGGATTGAAACAACACAACGGAAACAACGGAAAGATCTATTACAATATCCCGTTAACCGGAGCGATGGCCGCTAAGCTGAAGGAAAAACCTTTCGTATGGGAGGTGGTAAAAGACGTGGAGCAGCCTGGTTCGAGCTATTATTATCCCTTAGACTATCCGACCCATTGGACCCGCGCCGACTTCGGGCCGCTCTGGATTCCGGAGAAAGGTGCCACCCTCACGTTCGACACTGATGTGGCCTTTAAAGCGGCAGCCTACGAACGTTGTATAAAGAATTACGAAGGGAACGATTTTGCCTTTCGCGACGGAAAAGTATACATAAACGGGGAGCCAGCAGACTCGTATACCTTTAAGATGGATTACTACTTCATGATGGGGGATAACCGCCACAACTCGGCCGACTCACGCGTGTGGGGATTTGTTCCCGAAGACCATATCGTGGGACAACCGATGCTGATATGGCTTTCTCTGGAAAAAGACAACGGCTGGCTTAACGGAAAAATCCGGTGGAACAGGTTATTTCGAAGTGCAAAAAAATAA
- a CDS encoding WbqC family protein, protein MLLSSFYLAPVEYYSVFFRASSTVIEVYENYQKQSYRNRCNIVGANGSMALSIPVEKPSAVKCRMKDVRIADHGNWRHLHWNAIVSAYSSTPFFEYYADELQPFYEKRIPFLVDFNLQLHELICGWLRIEQPTNLSPEYVAEIPEGVADHRETIHPKRPSGFMTRPYYQVFRDKLGFIQNASIIDLVFNMGNEARLWL, encoded by the coding sequence GTGTTGCTTTCTTCCTTCTACCTGGCGCCCGTCGAATACTATTCGGTATTTTTTCGCGCCTCCAGCACCGTTATAGAGGTTTACGAAAACTACCAGAAACAATCTTACCGAAACCGGTGTAACATTGTTGGGGCCAACGGATCGATGGCATTGAGCATTCCTGTCGAAAAACCTTCTGCAGTAAAATGCCGGATGAAGGATGTCCGCATTGCAGATCACGGAAACTGGCGGCACCTGCATTGGAACGCCATTGTATCGGCATACAGCTCCACACCTTTTTTTGAGTATTATGCAGACGAACTACAGCCGTTCTACGAAAAGAGGATTCCTTTTCTCGTCGATTTTAACCTTCAGCTTCACGAACTCATCTGCGGATGGCTGCGGATAGAGCAACCAACTAATCTATCTCCGGAATACGTTGCCGAAATACCTGAAGGGGTAGCGGACCATAGAGAAACAATTCATCCCAAAAGGCCCTCCGGCTTCATGACCAGGCCTTACTACCAGGTTTTTCGCGATAAACTAGGGTTCATCCAGAATGCAAGTATCATCGATTTGGTGTTCAATATGGGCAACGAAGCGAGGTTGTGGTTGTGA